A single window of Sphaerodactylus townsendi isolate TG3544 linkage group LG03, MPM_Stown_v2.3, whole genome shotgun sequence DNA harbors:
- the SNCB gene encoding beta-synuclein, which translates to MDVFMKGLSKAKEGVVAAAEKTKEGVAVAAEKTKEGVLYMGNRTREGVQSVASVAEKTKEQASQLGGAVFSGAGNIAAATGLVKKEEFPTDLKPEEVGQEAVEEPLIEPLLEPEGENYEEPPQEEYQEYEPEA; encoded by the exons ATGGATGTGTTTATGAAGGGCTTGTCCAAAGCGAAGGAAGGGGTGGTTGCTGCAGCAGAGAAGACCAAGGAAGGGGTAGCAGTGGCAGCGGAGAAGACCAAGGAAGGTGTACTGTATATGG GAAACAGAACTCGGGAAGGTGTGCAAAGTGTGGCCTCAG TTGCTGAGAAGACAAAAGAGCAGGCATCCCAGCTGGGTGGAGCTGTCTTCTCAGGAGCTGGCAATATCGCAGCTGCCACAGGCCTGGTCAAGAAGGAAGAATTCCCCACTGACCTGAAG CCGGAGGAGGTTGGTCAGGAAGCTGTGGAGGAGCCACTGATAGAGCCACTGTTGGAACCTGAGGGTGAGAATTATGAAGAGCCACCACAG